Part of the Geoanaerobacter pelophilus genome, GTTTCGCCTTGCCCATATCCACTTCAAAGATGAGATCATTGAGGTGTCAACCTTTCGAGCCCAGGCTTCGAACGAGCCAGAGCCCGAGCCGAATGACGCAAATGATGCGGGGCACCGGCAGCGGGATGCTCGGATGCTGAAGGACGACGATGGCATGATTCTGCGGGATAACGTTTACGGCACTCCTGAAGAGGATGCCTTGCGCCGCGACTTCACCGTCAACTCGCTTTCCTACAATATTGCTGATTTCTCAATTATTGACTACACCGGCGGTCTCGCCGATCTAGGTGCCGGCATTATTCGCACCATCGGCGATCCAAATGTCCGCTTCCAGGAAGACCCGGTACGGATGCTGCGGGCAGTGCGTTTTGCCGCGCAGCTCGGCTTCACCATTGAAGAAGAAACCAGGAAGGCGCTGGTAGCAGCTGCTGATACCATTGTCAGGGCGGCGCCGCCACGTCTCTACGACGAAATGCTCAAACTTCTCCTCTCGGGAGAAGGGGCGAAGTGTTACGACCTCCTCAGCCAGACCGGGCTCTTTGCGGCGCTTTTCCCGGCTTTCTCAAGCTGGCTCGGCACTGAAAACGAAAGCTTTCCCCATACCCGGTTCGGAGCAATGCTCAACTGCGTTGATTCCCGCATCCAACAGGGAGGCAAGGTCTCGCCACCGCTCCTCTTGGCCCTTCTTTTCGGTGAATATCTCGACGCGAAGGCGGAGCGTTTCCGTCGCCAGGGTGCGCCCTGGCAGCAGAGCGTCAACGCGGCAATCGCGGAGTTTATGGGCGAAACCTGCCCGACTGTTATGATCATGAACCGTGTCGGCATCGCGCTCCGCGATATCATCAGCCAGCAGCTGCGCCTGAAAAAGATCCCAGGTCGCCGACCGGAGTCGTTCATTGCCCGTCACGATTTTTATGACATTATTGAATACTGCCGGATAACCCACGGTGACAAAAAAGATGTTGGCAAACAGCTCGACTGGTGGGTGGCTCAGTCAAGGCAGGAGGCGCCGGTACCGTTGCCAGGACTTGCCGAAGAAAACGAGGCGCCGCAACGGAAGAGAAAAAGACGGCGCCGGCGGCGAAACCCAAATGCTAAAAGTAAGATAGAAGGGACATAGCTAAAGCCGGGGCCGGTCGCCTTATGCAATCAGTTCTGGATCAGATCGCCTTATTGAAGTATTCATGAGGCATCAACACGTTAGTTTCACTGGCCAGCGCGACGATATCACTGTAATAATCCGTAACCGCTTTTGTAGAGGTGCTAATAATATACCAGTCGCCCAGATTCGACTTTTCACTCAGGCTGCGCGACATCACAAGGCGGTGGCGGTTCTTTGCCAGTACCCTGTTGATCCTCTGTACCAATTCTTTTGTATCTACAGCTGTTTTGATATTGTCCATAATCACCTCGTTGCTCAACAATATGCCAAATGGCAAATAATACCAAGCTAATAAGTGTCCTTCTCCCCTTATTCCCGAAGAATATGAGGCGGGCAACAAGTGACTCCGACACTAAGGGAAAACGAGTTTGCGGTCACAGATTCTTTCGGTTCTTGCCAAAAAAGTTGGACATTCAGTGCTTGCCGAAGTAAAGTCAATTTCTGCTAGTTATCTCAATAGAGTCTCTCACGCTGTAAAAAACAGTCACTGAGGCAATAGTTTAACGGACGGCACCGAAAAAGAATCTTCAGCCCCTTGTAAACAGGGGCTTTTTCATGAAAGTTTTGCATGGCCGGGAACGGCAGAAAGTTGGAGCTACGATGATCGATGAAATAAAGAATATGAACGGCAGAGAGGTAATGAATAATATTCGGAATACCGGTTTGAGCGTTATGGGCTGGTGCCGTAAAAACGGAGTTAGCTACGAGACTACCTTGGCTATGCTGCAGGGACATTCCCTTAAAAATGATACAAATAACCACTCCGAGATTCTTGAAAAGCTGAAAGCGGAAGGGCATTATGTAGCGCTCTGACCACCATTCCGTGAGATAGTTGAAATAACAACACCCCTGTCAGCTTCACGCTAGCAGGGGTGTTGTTATTGGTGGTTTGTCTTGGGGAAAACTACGATGGCAAAAAGAAGCCGTCTTTTCATTGACGGCCCAAAGCAAATCATATCACTCGCAAGTTAAGTATAACAACAACACTGGTAAAAAGGGAGACAAAGTGTTGTTGTCTGCAATTCTGAGCCGGACATGGTGCTCTTGAGTTGTCATCATTCACTGAGCTGTCTCTGCTGTTGGTTCTTCAAAGCTGATCCGGCCGATCTTACCTGCACGCAGCTCCCGCAATAATGCCTCCGACGCCCGGTTCAGGTCTACCTCCCCGCCACTGGCCAGGCACCCCAGCCGGCGACCCACAGCCACAATAAGGTCATTGGCTGAGCCGGGGATGGCTTGCAATCCGTAACGGGTTTGCAGCAGTTCGGGATAACGCCCTAGCAGGTATTCGCCGGCAAAAGTCGCGACAGTGACACTGTCCATGGCGTTGTCGCCGATGGCGCCACTGACGGCTAACCGGTAAGCGCCGTTCTGATCGCTCATATCCGGCCACAACACCCCCGGTGTATCAGAAAGGACAATGCCGTTGCGCAGGTCGATCTGCTGGGTAGTGGTGGTTACTGCTGGCCGGTCACCCACCTTTGCCATGTTTTTCCCAGCCAGGGTGTTGATCAGGGTGGATTTCCCAACATTGGGAATCCCTACCACCATGGTGCGAACCGGAAAGCCTGGCTTGCCCCGCTTTGGGGCCATTGCCTGGCAAAGCTTGATCAGCGGCTTGGTGTCAGCATGCTTCTTTGCAGACATGGGAAGCGCCCGCACCCCGGTTTGTAATTCCAACTCTCGCACCCAGGCCTTTGTTACGATCGGGTCGGCCAAGTCGTGTCTATTCAGAATCTTAATCCAGGGCTTGGTCCGTCGCAGCTCAGCCAGCCGGTGATTGGAACTGGAGTTGGGGAGCCGGGCATCCAGAACCTCGATCACCACATCTACCCGCTTGATCAGGTCCTGGATCTGTTCCAGCGCCTTGCCCATGTGTCCGGGAAACCATTGTATCGTCATATAAAACATTCCTTTGTGATTATAGTTGCACCCATTGATAGCAACTGGTCGCGCATTTTCCAATAGATGCGATATCAGAAATGACGGTTATCGCCGTGTTTTTTTATAGTAACCCGGTTCGTGCGAATAAGGAACTGTTCTTGTGAACAAGAATGAGATATACAGATAAAATTTAGAGCAGGTCACAACTCCGGTCATCTCCCGATGACTGCGGCTCGGGCGAATATGAATACACAACCAGCTGATTGTCTTGACCTTAACGACTTTTCCCTTGAGTTGCTTGCTGTAGCAAGACTATACAGCGAATTAGAAGCTAGGATCAACGGTGCTGTCGCCGCTGCCTGTCAACCCGTGTGCCGACTCTGTAGAGAATGCTGTTGCGCTGTCCGCTTTTGCCGGGAGTCTGTCGATAGTTATTGGCTTGGGATCATCGCGGCTGTTTCCGGGCAGGACGTCGGGGCATTCGATGAAGGTCGCGGGTGGCTCTCGTCGCAGGGGTGCAGGCTTAAGGTGGGCCGACCGCCTGTTTGCTACGAGTTCTTTTGTGAGGCAATTGTTACCGCCGAAGTGAACCCGGCGGTCGTCTATGCTCTTAAGGTTCTCGGGCGATTACCCGGATTTGTCGGCGCCAGAGCTCTTGGTGGCAGGCATTTGGTGACACTGAGCCGGTTTGAGCTGAGCCGGGTGCCTATTGCCAAGATTCGGCAACGAGTGGCAATCGCTGAGGCGATCTTTACCGATTGCCAGGAGATAATTCGGGCAGGACATGGCAGAGTTGACCGGCTGAGTCGGGTGATGAAACCACCGAAGGTGAATGCCTGAAAGAGTTGCTGCAAGCTGTCTGGAAAAAGGAGTGGCGGGCCACCTGATTCCCAACGCGTAGTTTGCGAATATATACACCTGGAAGGAAGGGAACTATGGTATATTTAACCGTTGTCGCAAAAGTCGTAGCAAAGAAGGATGTCATTGGCGCGGTCAAAACCGAGCTGCTGAAGCTCGTTGAGCCAACCCGGAAAGAAGATGGTTGCCTTGAATACAAACTCCATCAGGACAATGCCGATCCCGCCGTGTTTATTTTTTACGAAACTTGGGAGAGCAGGGCGTGTCTTGAGAAGCACATGAACACGGATCACTTCAAGAACTACCTGAGTGCCGTTGAAGACATGGTTGCGGAGAAAGCCGTGCATATAATGACCCTGGTCGCATAACAGATATCAAGGAGCATCATCATGAATGAATGGAATACCAGCTATAATCGCACTGCCGAGCAGGTGATAGTCAGGCAGAACACCCTTGTCCGCCAGGTATACGCCTGGATGGGAGCCGGGCTGGCCATTACCGCCTTTATGGCGCTGGTCACTCTTTCCTCGCCAGTGCTCATCAAGGCAATTACCGGAAACCGGCTGCTGTTCTTCGGGTTGGTGATCGGCGAGCTGGCTTTGGTGTTTACTCTGTCGGGCGCTATCAATCGCCTGAGCGCGTCGGTCGCAACCCTGTTGTTTGTCGCTTATTCGGCGCTCAACGGAGTAACCCTGTCGATTGTCGCCCTGGTCTACACCGCCAATTCGATTGCCTCAACCTTCGTGATTACTGCCGGCATGTTTGGAGCCATGAGCATCTATGGTTACATGTCCAAGCGTGACCTGACTTCATGGGGGAGCTTTCTGTTTATGGGGTTGATTGGCGTAGTAATCGCCTCTGTTGTCAATATCTTTGTCGGCAGCAGTACGGTTTCCTGGGTGCTATCCGGTATCGGAGTCATTGTTTTTACCGGACTGACAGCCTACGATACCTGGAAGATCAAGGAGATGGCAGCGTACGGGACTGAAGGGCGAAAACCTGCGATCCTCGGCGCCTTGACTCTCTACCTCGATTTTATCAACCTGTTTCTCATGCTGCTCAGGTTTACCGGGGATCGTCGCTAACATCCGTAAATCAGGTGAGTGTCTGACCTTTGCCTGATTAAAAAGCCATTGTCGCCGTATGGGTTGGCGTGCTATACACGAAGAACTTCTGAACCACAGGGGCGACCCTGTGGTTTTTATTTTTTGCGATAAACTATCTTAATAATCCATTTCTGAATCGTGTCCACAAGGAGTTTGAATAATGTCTTTTGATTCTCTTGGTCTCCGTGCCGAACTACTGAGTGCTATTGCCGCCCAGGGGTATACAACGCCAACCCCCATTCAAAGCGAGGCGATTCCGGTGATTTTCGAGGGATGCGACCTGCTGGCTGGCGCCCAGACCGGTACCGGCAAGACTGCGGCATTTGCCCTGCCGATTGTACAGATGCTCGGGGAAAACATACCAGTAGAGAAGCGGCGCCGCCCGCGCGCCCTGGTTTTGGTGCCTACCCGCGAGCTGGCCGCTCAGGTCAGTGAGCAAATGAACAATTATGCGCGGCGCCTGTCGCTGCGTTCGACCATGATCTACGGCGGGGTCACCATCCAGGCCCAGATCGAGCGGCTACATCGCGGAGTTGATATTGTGGTCGCAACGCCGGGGCGGCTGCTGGACCATGCGGAACGGGGCACGATTAATCTTTCCCGGATTAAGTTCCTTGTTTTGGACGAGGCTGACCGGATGCTCGATCTGGGATTTATCGACGATATCGTCAAAGTAGCAGAGTATCTGCCACCGAAGCGGCAGACGCTGCTGTTCTCAGCAACCTATTCGCAGAGCATCAAGCAACTGGCCGATGAACTCCTCGATAAGCCGCGGCGAATCGAGGTGGAGCGGAAGAATATCACTGCCGATGCGGTTATCCAGACAATCTATGAGGTGGAAAAGAGCCGTAAGCGGGAGATGCTTTCACACCTGATCCGCTCTGGAGGCTGGCAGCAGGTTCTGGTCTTTGCCCGCACCCGCTACGGAGCTGACAAGCTGACCGAAGAGCTGCTCTACGACGGGATCAAGGCCGCAGCCATACATAGCAACAAGAGCCAGTCGATACGAACGCGGACTCTTGCAGAATTTAAGCGGGGGGAGTGGCGCGTACTGGTTGCGACCGATGTGGCGGCTCGCGGTCTCGACATCGAACGCTTGCCTCAAGTGGTGAACTACGATCTACCGCAGGTGCCCGAGGATTATGTGCACCGGATCGGCCGCACCGGCCGGGCCGGCGAGGATGGGGTAGCCCTGTCGTTGGTTGCTCCTGAAGAGCGGCCGCTGCTGGTTGCCATTGAGAAACTGCTCAAATACGCCATCCCTCGCAAGACGCTGGCAGAGTTTCCTCAATACGCATCCCGGCGGAGTGTAAAGACCAAGGAGGCCAAGCAGGTTAAGGAACAGGTCAAGGCGCGCAAGAGCAGAGACAAGGTGCAACAGGATATCAAAGCCGCTGTTCCTCGCCGAAAAAAGGCAGTAGCCGAACGCCCCGCTCCCAAGACCGGACGGCGGGGGCGGAGGGCTTGAACGATAGGCCTGATGTCTGAAGAAAGACTGTCGATCAATCAGGCATATTGGAAATAATTGTTGACATCTGATGGTTCTGTGATAAATAAGACCTTGTAAGTCTTGTTTGCATTGTTGTTGATGCTGGCCATAAATAAAATGAGCGGTTTAATCACATTGTCCTGGTGACATTTTATGGTTTTATCATATCGCTGTTCTGATGTTTTCTGGCTACAGTTGCTTGCCCTGGTACTTTTTATCTGTTCAGCGGCAGAGCCTGTTTCTCATTTGCTTCAGATCAGCGCCGATGCCGGGCAGGTGCAGCCGCTCCATAATTCTCAAGGCCTTTCCCTTGAATGTGACGGCACTGGTGCTGATACTATAGAGTTTAATGATCTCCACAGCCCGGAATACCCGGGCTATTTCGGTGCCGCAGTACTGTCAGTCACCACCAGAGTCGGGAGGCTTTTCATTGCCACCTTCGATCACGCTCTCCCGCTGATATTTCTCCCGATATTTTCTCCACCAAAAATAGTTACCCCAACTTTTCTCGTCTGAGTAGCAAAACTCATCATCCGTTCCTGACCATCGAGAGTTTGCTGCCGGTTGCGAGCTAGCATTTTCATTCAGCAAAAGCGGTTTTTTGCTGCAGGGAATCGCTATGTCTTATCCGGCATTTCCGGAAAGACATTAACCAAGAAAAAGGAGGTTTTAAGATGAAGCTGAAAATTTCTAGTAGCATCATGGTGTTAATGCTTGCAGGAGGCGTTGCTTGGGGCAAAGACGACACCCTGAGCCAAGCACAAGCTGTATTTAAGCCGGTACCGGCAAAACCCCCGGTTCTGAAGAATAACCCTGCAACCCCGGCAAAAATCGAGCTTGGCAAAATGCTCTTTTTTGACCCACGCCTGTCGTCATCAAGCCTGATCAGCTGCAATACCTGCCACAACGTTGGGCTTGGCGGAGTGGACATTCAGGAAACATCGGTCGGTCACGGCTGGCAGAAAGGTCCGCGTAACGCCCCGACAGTGTTGAATGCCGTGTTCAATATTGCCCAGTTTTGGGACGGCCGGGCAAAAGATCTGGAGGCCCAGGCCAAAGGACCGGTACAGGCGTCGGTAGAGATGAACAACAAGCCGGAACGTGTTGTCGAAACCCTCAAGAGCATCCCGGGATATTTGCCGCAGTTCAAGAAGGCATTCCCCGGGGAAAAGGACCCCATTACCTTTGACAACATGGCCCGCGCCATAGAGGTGTTCGAGGCAACACTGATTACCCCTGATTCTCGTTTTGACCGTTATCTCAAAGGGGACCGCAAAGCGCTTTCTGCCAAAGAACATGACGGCTTGAAACTGTTTATGGCTAAAGGATGCGCAACCTGCCATAACGGGGTTAATATCGGCGGTACCGGATACTTCCCCTTTGGCGTCAAAGAGGACCCCGATGCCGCGGCCCGGCCGGTTGATGACTTCGGGCGCTTTAAGGTTACTAATACCGCAGCTGACAAATATGTCTTCAAGTCGCCATCACTGCGCAATATCGAGCTGACGCCTCCTTATTTCCATTCCGGCAAGGTGTGGACCCTGAGTGATGCGGTAAAAGTCATGGGCTCTTCTCAGCTGGGGATCACCTTGAATGCTGAGGATGATGCGAAAATAGTGGCGTTTCTCAAGACCCTGAACGGCAAACAACCAAAAGTCGTGTATCCGATCTTGCCGGTCAATTCTGATAGTACGCCGAAACCGTTACTGAAATAGATGGGGCAGGGAAGGGGGGGATGGTGCCTCCCTTCCCTTTGCTGTAATTACTTATCAGGAGTCTCAAAATGAAACCTGTCCTTGTCTGGGACTTGCCGATCAGGATATTCCATTGGTTGCTATCACTCTGTTGCCTTGCTGCAATCGCGCTGGCTCTTGGAGCGCCTGAACATAGCCGGGCCTTTGACTTTCATATGCTGCTTGGCCTGATGCTGTTGCCGCTCATTATTTTTCGCTTGCTTTGGGGATTAATCGGAACCAGGTACAGTCGCTTTCAATCATTTTTGTATAGACCCAGAGCAGCAGTGGATTATCTGATCGGCGTCATGACCAACAACTCAAAGCGCTATCTCGGCCACAATCCGGCGGCAAGTTTCGCAATTTTTGCCATGCTGGTACTCATCCCCGGTTCCGTTATCTCCGGATTATTGATGCCTGGCAGCGAGATATTCGAAGAACTGCACGAGATGGTATCATTCGGCCTGTTGGCGGTCATTGGAGCGCATCTGCTCGGAGTGCTGTCCCATATTGTGGTGCACAAGGAGAATGTGGTGCTCAGTATGCTGACCGGGAGGAAGATGGGGCTAGACAGTGAAAGTATTCCTTCGGCTCATTCTTTGGTCGCCCTGGTGTTACTTGTGCTGATGGGCGGATGGAGCACCGCGATTGTAAAAAACTATGATTTCTCAACCAAGAAACTCGAAGTACCTGTGTCTGGCACCTTGATTCAGTTGGGCAAAAGCGAAAAACAGGGCGACCAGCAGGAGCATGATGACGACTGACAATTGCAAACCAATTGGTTGTAACCCGTTCTCAATGGCTTTTGTCATATTATCCATTTATCCCTAATGAGTAAATTGATGTATACTGTAAGCAGAAGAGGATAAGTATTGAGTTGATGCCAAAGGGATTAGCGGAAAGGAGGCGTGCCATGAGAGGCTTGGATGTCAGAGGGCTGGTTACCGAAAATGTAACGACTGAGCATCGCTTTGTTCGCTGGTGGCGGAAAGAGAATGACTTTGTTGACTATGATCTACTTGACAGATTCCTGGAAAATCTCTCGCCTCAGGAAGAGATTGGTGGTGTGGAACTGCTTACCTTGGAAGAGATGCTCAATGAAGTGAAACGGGTGACTGGAGAACGGCTCAACGTAACGCACGGGGAGAGCGGCGATGTAGTGAAGTGGATTCATGAGGGGAAAACCGGCAAGCATGTTAATGAATGCATGCTGACCCCGGAAATGCTGCTCGATATCTATGATGTGGAAACCCGTGGCAACCCGCTTTGCTGAAGGTCCTAATTCAGCAGCTGCGGTTAATACCGAAAAGTCGCCCTGTGGAGCGGCTTTTCCATTTTATGCCAAGTCGGAGCTCCAGTGTTAAACAATAATAACGCGATCAATCTTGTTGTTGTCCTTGGTCCGACCGCCTCCGGGAAGACAAAGCTCGGCGTCGCCATTGCCCGGTTGATCGGCGGTGAGATCATCTCCGCCGACTCTCGTCAGGTGTTCCGTTCTATGGATATCGGCACCGGTAAAGACATCGTTGATTATGGTGACCTGCCTTATCACCTCATCGATATTCGCGACCCATCAGAAGAGTTCAGTGTGTTTCATTTTCAGCGCGAATGCCTGCAGGCAATGGCTGATATCCAGGCCCGAAACAGAGTGCCGGTGCTTGTCGGCGGTACCGGGCTTTACCTCGAGTCGATACTCAATGGTTATCAGCTTGTCGAGGTGCCGGAAAATCAGGCACTGCGGACAGAACTTGCTGGGCTGCCTCTGGAATCTCTCTGTTCACGGTTGGTTCAGGCTGCCTCCTCAACCCACAATACTACTGACATGCTAGACCGCGAGCGCCTGATCCGGGCCATTGAGATCGCAGAACATGCCCAGCGAAATAAGCCGGAGCCCCTGCCGGAAATCAGGCCGTTGATCTTCGGCATTCGTTGGCAACGAACAACGCTCCGTAAGAGAATAACTGATCGGCTTAAGGAGCGGCTGGCAGCAGGCATGGTCGATGAGGTCAAAAAGCTGCATGATGCGGGTATTCCTTGGGAGCGGCTCGACTATTTCGGTTTGGAATACCGCTTCGTTGCCCGGCATCTGCGCGGAGAGCTGAACCGCAACGACCTGTTTCAGAAGCTGAACAGCGCCATTCACGACTTTGCCAAGCGCCAGGATAACTGGTTCCGGCGAATGGAGCGCAATGGCACTGTCATTAACTGGCTTGACGGCGAGGGTGATCCGATTGCCCAAGCCCTGGCAATTTTGGAGCAGTCACCCCTTGACCCTCATCCTTGCTGACCTCATCCTGCGTTTGCAGTGGCCGGTTCATTTGCTAGACTGTTATTCATGAAAAAGCACCAGAAAAAACATGACCTGATTATTCTTGGCTCTGGATCGACTGCTTTTGCCGCTGCCCTGCATGCAACCTCCTACGGGGCAAAAGTTCTAATGGTTGAAAAAAGCGTTCTTGGCGGGACCTGCATCAACTGGGGGTGCATCCCCAGTAAGACCATGATCCATGCCGCGCTTTTCAGTCACGAGGCCCGCCTGGCTGCAGCTATCGGCCTTGGTTCCTGGGAGGAGGGTGTCGATGCCGGACGTTTGGCAGCGCACCGCGAGCAGGCTGTGCTCAACCTGCGCCAGGAGCGCTATCTTGATGTTCTGCAAAGTGTTCCCGGTCTGGAGCTAGTTAAGGGGACGGCACGTTTTCTTGATCCCGAGACCATAGAGTTACTTGATCAGCGTTACCATGCCGACCGTTTCTTGGTTGCTGTTGGCGGCTTTCCTCGCATTCCGGCAATCCCCGGTTTGAAAGACATAGCTTTTCTTACCAGCAGGACCGCACTGTTGCAGAAGAGCCTGCCGAAGTCACTGATCATCATCGGTGGCGGTGCCATTGCTGTAGAACTGGGACAGATGTTCAACCGGTTAGGTTGTTCGGTAACCATCCTTGAACATGGCCCTCGTATCCTGCCGTCGGTTGAGCCGGAGCTGTCTGCGGCCTTGCAGGAGGTATTGATCGCTGAGGGGTTGCGGATCGTCCTTAACGCGGCAATCTGCTCGGTAGAGGGTTCTGCGGGGATGACAACGGTCAGTACCGATGTTGCCGGGGTTCGTCAGGAGTTTACCGGTGAAAAGCTCCTTATTGCTGTCGGCACTGCTCCGGCAACTGCTGGCATCGGTCTTGAACTGGCAGGAGTCGAGTTGGACAGGAAAGGGTTTATCATTGCCGACAGCCATATGCGCACCTCTGCACCAGGCATCTGGAGCGCCGGCGATGTCACCGGCGGCATGATGATCGCCACCATTGGTGCCCGCGAAGGAGTCGTTGCCGTCGATGACATGTTCAACTCCGGTTGTGGCTGCCCGATGGATTATCTGACCGCACCCATGGCGATCTTCACCGACCCGGAACTGGGGCTGGTCGGTCATACCGAAGAGAGCGCACGACAAGCCGGTTTTACTACGGCAGTAAATGTCATACCGGTCTCAACCATTCCCAAGGCTCATGTTACCGGCCATCGATCCGGAGTGATCAAGATGGTGGCTGACCAGCCTTCCGGGCGACTCCTCGGTGTTCATCTGATCTGTCATCGGGGCGCAGAGCTGATCAATGAAGCTGCTCTGGCGCTGCGGTTGCATGCCACAATTGATGATATTGCCGCTACCCTGCCGGTTTACCCCACAATGAGTGAAGGGCTGCGGCTCTGTGCCCAGGGGTTCTCACGGGACATTACCCGCCTTTCCTGCTGCGCTGAATGATCTCTCCATGGTTGCAAATTATCCTCGCTTAATCCATGAAACCGATGATTGACTTTGGAAAGTTCCTGCGCCAGACTAGGTTTCGATGCAGCAACCCCTGAAAGGATGCTACTGCCGTGCCTACTGATTTAGCTAAATTGATTGCTTTCCTGCTCATGATGTGCCTGGGTTTTGTATCT contains:
- the pcnB gene encoding polynucleotide adenylyltransferase PcnB, giving the protein MTTIKGFGNRMKKEQNSSVVITRQEHGISRKLMSPNALRVLYRLKDNGFVGYLVGGCVRDLLLGREPKDFDVVTNATPGEIKRMFRNCRLIGRRFRLAHIHFKDEIIEVSTFRAQASNEPEPEPNDANDAGHRQRDARMLKDDDGMILRDNVYGTPEEDALRRDFTVNSLSYNIADFSIIDYTGGLADLGAGIIRTIGDPNVRFQEDPVRMLRAVRFAAQLGFTIEEETRKALVAAADTIVRAAPPRLYDEMLKLLLSGEGAKCYDLLSQTGLFAALFPAFSSWLGTENESFPHTRFGAMLNCVDSRIQQGGKVSPPLLLALLFGEYLDAKAERFRRQGAPWQQSVNAAIAEFMGETCPTVMIMNRVGIALRDIISQQLRLKKIPGRRPESFIARHDFYDIIEYCRITHGDKKDVGKQLDWWVAQSRQEAPVPLPGLAEENEAPQRKRKRRRRRRNPNAKSKIEGT
- the ylqF gene encoding ribosome biogenesis GTPase YlqF; this encodes MTIQWFPGHMGKALEQIQDLIKRVDVVIEVLDARLPNSSSNHRLAELRRTKPWIKILNRHDLADPIVTKAWVRELELQTGVRALPMSAKKHADTKPLIKLCQAMAPKRGKPGFPVRTMVVGIPNVGKSTLINTLAGKNMAKVGDRPAVTTTTQQIDLRNGIVLSDTPGVLWPDMSDQNGAYRLAVSGAIGDNAMDSVTVATFAGEYLLGRYPELLQTRYGLQAIPGSANDLIVAVGRRLGCLASGGEVDLNRASEALLRELRAGKIGRISFEEPTAETAQ
- a CDS encoding putative quinol monooxygenase; this translates as MVYLTVVAKVVAKKDVIGAVKTELLKLVEPTRKEDGCLEYKLHQDNADPAVFIFYETWESRACLEKHMNTDHFKNYLSAVEDMVAEKAVHIMTLVA
- a CDS encoding Bax inhibitor-1/YccA family protein; this translates as MNEWNTSYNRTAEQVIVRQNTLVRQVYAWMGAGLAITAFMALVTLSSPVLIKAITGNRLLFFGLVIGELALVFTLSGAINRLSASVATLLFVAYSALNGVTLSIVALVYTANSIASTFVITAGMFGAMSIYGYMSKRDLTSWGSFLFMGLIGVVIASVVNIFVGSSTVSWVLSGIGVIVFTGLTAYDTWKIKEMAAYGTEGRKPAILGALTLYLDFINLFLMLLRFTGDRR
- a CDS encoding DEAD/DEAH box helicase — translated: MSFDSLGLRAELLSAIAAQGYTTPTPIQSEAIPVIFEGCDLLAGAQTGTGKTAAFALPIVQMLGENIPVEKRRRPRALVLVPTRELAAQVSEQMNNYARRLSLRSTMIYGGVTIQAQIERLHRGVDIVVATPGRLLDHAERGTINLSRIKFLVLDEADRMLDLGFIDDIVKVAEYLPPKRQTLLFSATYSQSIKQLADELLDKPRRIEVERKNITADAVIQTIYEVEKSRKREMLSHLIRSGGWQQVLVFARTRYGADKLTEELLYDGIKAAAIHSNKSQSIRTRTLAEFKRGEWRVLVATDVAARGLDIERLPQVVNYDLPQVPEDYVHRIGRTGRAGEDGVALSLVAPEERPLLVAIEKLLKYAIPRKTLAEFPQYASRRSVKTKEAKQVKEQVKARKSRDKVQQDIKAAVPRRKKAVAERPAPKTGRRGRRA
- a CDS encoding cytochrome-c peroxidase, whose amino-acid sequence is MKLKISSSIMVLMLAGGVAWGKDDTLSQAQAVFKPVPAKPPVLKNNPATPAKIELGKMLFFDPRLSSSSLISCNTCHNVGLGGVDIQETSVGHGWQKGPRNAPTVLNAVFNIAQFWDGRAKDLEAQAKGPVQASVEMNNKPERVVETLKSIPGYLPQFKKAFPGEKDPITFDNMARAIEVFEATLITPDSRFDRYLKGDRKALSAKEHDGLKLFMAKGCATCHNGVNIGGTGYFPFGVKEDPDAAARPVDDFGRFKVTNTAADKYVFKSPSLRNIELTPPYFHSGKVWTLSDAVKVMGSSQLGITLNAEDDAKIVAFLKTLNGKQPKVVYPILPVNSDSTPKPLLK
- a CDS encoding cytochrome b/b6 domain-containing protein, with the protein product MKPVLVWDLPIRIFHWLLSLCCLAAIALALGAPEHSRAFDFHMLLGLMLLPLIIFRLLWGLIGTRYSRFQSFLYRPRAAVDYLIGVMTNNSKRYLGHNPAASFAIFAMLVLIPGSVISGLLMPGSEIFEELHEMVSFGLLAVIGAHLLGVLSHIVVHKENVVLSMLTGRKMGLDSESIPSAHSLVALVLLVLMGGWSTAIVKNYDFSTKKLEVPVSGTLIQLGKSEKQGDQQEHDDD
- the miaA gene encoding tRNA (adenosine(37)-N6)-dimethylallyltransferase MiaA; the protein is MLNNNNAINLVVVLGPTASGKTKLGVAIARLIGGEIISADSRQVFRSMDIGTGKDIVDYGDLPYHLIDIRDPSEEFSVFHFQRECLQAMADIQARNRVPVLVGGTGLYLESILNGYQLVEVPENQALRTELAGLPLESLCSRLVQAASSTHNTTDMLDRERLIRAIEIAEHAQRNKPEPLPEIRPLIFGIRWQRTTLRKRITDRLKERLAAGMVDEVKKLHDAGIPWERLDYFGLEYRFVARHLRGELNRNDLFQKLNSAIHDFAKRQDNWFRRMERNGTVINWLDGEGDPIAQALAILEQSPLDPHPC
- the merA gene encoding mercury(II) reductase; this translates as MKKHQKKHDLIILGSGSTAFAAALHATSYGAKVLMVEKSVLGGTCINWGCIPSKTMIHAALFSHEARLAAAIGLGSWEEGVDAGRLAAHREQAVLNLRQERYLDVLQSVPGLELVKGTARFLDPETIELLDQRYHADRFLVAVGGFPRIPAIPGLKDIAFLTSRTALLQKSLPKSLIIIGGGAIAVELGQMFNRLGCSVTILEHGPRILPSVEPELSAALQEVLIAEGLRIVLNAAICSVEGSAGMTTVSTDVAGVRQEFTGEKLLIAVGTAPATAGIGLELAGVELDRKGFIIADSHMRTSAPGIWSAGDVTGGMMIATIGAREGVVAVDDMFNSGCGCPMDYLTAPMAIFTDPELGLVGHTEESARQAGFTTAVNVIPVSTIPKAHVTGHRSGVIKMVADQPSGRLLGVHLICHRGAELINEAALALRLHATIDDIAATLPVYPTMSEGLRLCAQGFSRDITRLSCCAE